From Nocardia sp. NBC_00416:
TCTCCCGGCCATTCGTCCCAGCGTTCGCACTGGCTGGCCAACGTCGCCGAGCACCACCGGTTACGCCACGATATGGCAGTCGTCCGGCTGATCGGCGAATACGTGCCGTTCACCGCGGGACAGTCCCTCCAGGTCGAGGTCCCACAGTTCCCGGGGATGCGGCGCCGGTTCTCCCCCGCCCTCCCGCCGTCGCTGGACGGAAAGCTGGAATTCCATGTGAGAACGGTGCCGGGCGGTTGGTGCAGCGGCGGGATCGTGGCCGATACCGTGATCGGCGACCAATGGAAACTATCGGTGCCCGAGGGCATGTTCACCGTCGACCCCGACGGTGACGAAGTAGTGATGATCGCGGGCGGCACCGGCCTGGCCCCGCTGCGCGCCCAGATCCTGGAACTGGCCAGGGAACAAGATCCGCCCACCACCTACCTCTTCTTCGGCGGCTCCTCGCCGCGCGAGCTCTACGCCGCCGATATGCTGGTCCTGCTCGCAGCCGACCTGCCGTGGCTCACTGTGGTGCCGGTGGTAGAACGTGTGGACGACCCGTCCTGGCCGGACCGATGGTACGAAAGCCACCGGGTGGACATAGGTTTCGACGAGGACGACCTGCTCCAGGGCACCCTCGCCGAAGTCGTCGGCTCCTACGGCTCATTCGATCGGCACCAGGTCCTGGTCTGCGGTTCCCCCGCCATGACACGCTCCACCGTGGAGCGCCTCCTCGACGCGGGCACCCCGGCGGAGCGGATCCAGTTCGAAGGCGCCTGAGCTGTGTTTATTGCCCCGCCTTCGGCGGGGCGGGTCGTAGCCCTTGTCAACCCCGGTTCTTCACTCCGCCGCTCAGTCGCTGCGCTCCTTCGCTCTGTCGCTCCAGAACCGGGGCGGGCCCCGACCACCAAGGGGTGACCATCCGACAGAAAAGATCACAGCACGAGGGACGTCCTCGCGATCACCCCGACACTCAGCCACTGCGCTCCCTCGCTTCGTCGCTCCAAAACCGGGCGGGCCCCGACCACCAAGGGGTGACCATCCGACAGAAAA
This genomic window contains:
- a CDS encoding FAD-binding oxidoreductase → MTNDPSVSPGHSSQRSHWLANVAEHHRLRHDMAVVRLIGEYVPFTAGQSLQVEVPQFPGMRRRFSPALPPSLDGKLEFHVRTVPGGWCSGGIVADTVIGDQWKLSVPEGMFTVDPDGDEVVMIAGGTGLAPLRAQILELAREQDPPTTYLFFGGSSPRELYAADMLVLLAADLPWLTVVPVVERVDDPSWPDRWYESHRVDIGFDEDDLLQGTLAEVVGSYGSFDRHQVLVCGSPAMTRSTVERLLDAGTPAERIQFEGA